The window AGGAGATCTCTTACTCTGGTTGTATAGCTCAGTTTTACGGCTTCTTCTCCTTTGGGGCCACTGAACATTGTTTCTTAGTTGTAATGGGCTATGACCGCTATGTAGCCATCTGTCATCCTTTGCACTATTACAGCATGATGGCCAAAAAAATCAGCCATGGTTTAGCTATCGGAGCTTGGACTGGTGGGCTATTGGCTGCCGCAGCTCCTGCTCTGTGGGTGTCTTCCTTAAACTTCTGCTACCCCAACCTCATTGACCATTTCTTTTGTGATTATGCACCTCTTCTGAAGCTCTCGTGTGAGGACACCTCCAAAGGAGAGTTCACTTTCACCGTCATATCTTGGAGTGTCATCTTAGGCTGTTTTTTACTAACACTGGTGTCTTATGCCTTCATAATCTTCTCTGTTCTAAAAATCCCTTCTGTTGAGGGACAGAAGAAGGCCTTCAGCACTTGTGCTTCCCATATAATTGTAGTCTCCATCTTTGATGGGACGGTCATATTTATGTACATACGGCCCACCTCCAACATTCGCTTCACTATAGACAAAGTGGTATCAATCTTTTACAGCACTGTCACTCCACTTTTGAACCCCATCATCTACTGCTTGAGGAACAAAGATGTCAAAAATGCTCTATACAAAGGTTTACAGTGGTTTGGGATATGAACCATAGGGCAGTAAAGCAATGTTGTTATGAGTTTGTGTCAAGCCATGTTGGACTTCAGATAAAACATggtaaagtagatataaaccctaacaaGATAACAgttacttaaatattttttattgctcaaAGTGTTTTACAGTAAGAAAATGCTTCTTCAGACCAGAGGATCATCTCAATAGGCCCACCTAATGCATGAAAACTCAACTATAGATAGCAGTGGACAAAAATTATGCCAAATGATAAACATGGCAAAGGACAATGTCCACAAAGGGAGAGAATAAACAGCTAATTATGCCTGGAACCAACCCGTAAAGAGATGGGAAGTTATAAATGGGAATGTAGGCATCAAAAGTTCAAGCTGCTATAAGGAGTGTCAATAGCTGTGATGGgccatttactttttaattgtcTATGGTGTTGTACACCTGCTGTGTGGAATATCTAAAGCTGAAAACCTAAcataccaataaatattttattcctcCATAATCTGCAACACCCAACACCCATCTACACTTTTCTCAGATCAATAATGGAATGGCTATGGTCTTCTCCACAGAAAATAGTAGGGAAATAGTGGGAGCGGTATTATGGCCagcagactgcaataaaaactgatGGGAAAACCAGTCTgtggtgttaaaaaaattaagaaaaaacagaGACTCCTTGCTGGAAACTTCTCAGGTAAGAGTAAACACTggcaaattaattaaaaaaagacttgaaAGGGGGACCAAGTGGATGGTGTTCACCTACAACCAG is drawn from Pyxicephalus adspersus chromosome Z, UCB_Pads_2.0, whole genome shotgun sequence and contains these coding sequences:
- the LOC140343811 gene encoding olfactory receptor 6F1-like, coding for MLKAAHENRTLALSFIIVGFETIRKTEIFLFFLFLCMYIVTMAAHILIIGLVILDHQLHKPMYMFLANFSVAEIFYISTTMPKMLDALLTRNKEISYSGCIAQFYGFFSFGATEHCFLVVMGYDRYVAICHPLHYYSMMAKKISHGLAIGAWTGGLLAAAAPALWVSSLNFCYPNLIDHFFCDYAPLLKLSCEDTSKGEFTFTVISWSVILGCFLLTLVSYAFIIFSVLKIPSVEGQKKAFSTCASHIIVVSIFDGTVIFMYIRPTSNIRFTIDKVVSIFYSTVTPLLNPIIYCLRNKDVKNALYKGLQWFGI